Proteins encoded in a region of the Streptomyces violaceoruber genome:
- a CDS encoding ABC transporter substrate-binding protein, giving the protein MSRSFVPRRSVLRGALGAGALAAAAGPLAACAPGSSGSEPRKLTGTPSASAKGEITIWNRSGDLFKVFDAAIDAFRKAYPDIKVNHQAVDIDAKLANTLISGTDLPDGSFWDDAKIGGQAEHLYDLTDLIAPYRDRTSAYKLSVNTVGGRIYGVPWDLDPGLLWYREDLLEDAGVDPAGLKTYDDLLAAARSLREKNPAARPLHMEKDPLLGQLWLEMLAGQQGTSLADADGQVRLDSKEYRNVLNWVRDAVDDDLVTHAEYLKQADLAALENGQQALVPWAVWWSFAPQQLLKKGKGKWRAAPLPAWTPGGARSGAMGGSSFIIPAKAKNPELAWLLYEFLCFKEPGYSAVYGPSEVYPGGLTTSVPSYGPARRPDKPLFEPVAALGGQDLWKVAVDAADTIPSAAPIPAWWAKSVDYLGNNLQRLIEGKMSPDDVIDDSTKKIQRNLVDRA; this is encoded by the coding sequence ATGTCCAGATCATTCGTCCCGCGGCGCAGCGTTCTGCGCGGCGCGCTCGGCGCCGGCGCGCTCGCCGCGGCCGCCGGTCCCCTCGCGGCGTGCGCCCCCGGCTCCTCCGGGTCCGAGCCCCGCAAGCTCACCGGGACGCCGAGTGCGTCGGCCAAGGGCGAGATCACCATCTGGAACCGCTCCGGCGACCTGTTCAAGGTCTTCGACGCGGCGATCGACGCCTTCCGCAAGGCCTACCCGGACATCAAGGTCAACCACCAGGCCGTAGACATCGACGCCAAGCTCGCCAACACCCTGATCAGCGGCACCGATCTGCCCGACGGCAGTTTCTGGGACGACGCCAAGATCGGCGGCCAGGCGGAGCACCTGTACGACCTGACGGACCTGATAGCGCCCTACCGCGACAGGACCTCGGCGTACAAGCTCTCGGTCAACACCGTCGGCGGCCGGATCTACGGCGTGCCCTGGGACCTCGACCCCGGACTGCTCTGGTACCGGGAGGACCTGCTGGAGGACGCGGGCGTCGACCCGGCCGGGCTGAAGACCTACGACGACCTGCTGGCGGCGGCGCGGTCGCTGCGGGAGAAGAACCCCGCGGCCCGCCCCCTGCACATGGAGAAGGACCCCCTCCTCGGCCAGCTCTGGCTGGAGATGCTCGCGGGCCAGCAGGGCACCAGCCTCGCCGACGCCGACGGGCAGGTGCGGCTGGACTCCAAGGAGTACCGCAACGTCCTCAACTGGGTACGCGACGCCGTCGACGACGACCTGGTCACCCACGCCGAGTACCTCAAGCAGGCCGACCTCGCCGCCCTGGAGAACGGTCAGCAGGCCCTGGTCCCCTGGGCGGTGTGGTGGTCCTTCGCCCCGCAGCAACTGCTGAAGAAGGGCAAGGGCAAGTGGCGGGCCGCGCCGCTGCCGGCCTGGACGCCGGGCGGGGCGCGCAGCGGCGCCATGGGCGGCAGCAGCTTCATCATCCCGGCGAAGGCGAAGAACCCCGAACTGGCCTGGTTGCTGTACGAGTTCCTGTGCTTCAAGGAGCCCGGCTACAGCGCGGTGTACGGGCCGAGCGAGGTCTACCCGGGCGGACTGACCACCTCCGTGCCGAGCTACGGGCCCGCCCGCCGCCCCGACAAGCCGCTGTTCGAACCGGTGGCCGCGCTCGGCGGACAGGACCTGTGGAAGGTGGCCGTGGACGCCGCCGACACCATCCCGTCCGCCGCGCCGATCCCGGCCTGGTGGGCCAAGTCCGTCGACTACCTCGGCAACAACCTCCAGCGGCTCATCGAGGGGAAGATGTCCCCCGACGACGTCATCGACGACTCCACCAAGAAGATCCAGCGCAACCTGGTGGACCGCGCATGA
- a CDS encoding carbohydrate ABC transporter permease — MTSGTLTPPRKERAAPDAPRPARRSRRKPFLAPYLFVAPFYVVFAAFGLYPLVFALQLSFTDWKGAGEANFIGLENYTYLLTSEEFWSSLGNSAVMWLLIVPLQIVGGLAAAVLLANAKLRLRGMFRVAFIAPFVTPLVAMAQVWIVAFDTDYGLVNHLFNSVGLPDVDWLQSTVWAKPTLALLFLWKTTGFAIIILLAGLQAVPGDVYEAAALDGASRKRQFWSLTLPLVRRSIAFLVVVQTLAVFQMFAEPFVVTQGGPYGSTTTGGLYLYNHILASDLGTGAANSFLLVLLVFALSLLSVRLLRSRDE; from the coding sequence ATGACCTCCGGCACCCTCACCCCGCCCCGCAAGGAGCGAGCGGCACCGGACGCGCCGCGCCCCGCCCGCCGCTCCCGCCGCAAGCCCTTCCTCGCGCCGTACCTCTTCGTCGCGCCGTTCTACGTCGTCTTCGCTGCCTTCGGCCTCTACCCCCTCGTCTTCGCCCTCCAGTTGAGCTTCACCGACTGGAAGGGGGCGGGCGAGGCGAACTTCATCGGCCTGGAGAACTACACCTACCTGCTCACCAGCGAGGAGTTCTGGTCCTCGCTGGGCAACAGCGCGGTGATGTGGCTGCTGATCGTGCCCCTCCAGATCGTCGGGGGCCTGGCCGCGGCCGTCCTGCTGGCCAACGCGAAGCTGCGGCTGCGCGGCATGTTCCGGGTCGCCTTCATCGCGCCGTTCGTCACCCCGCTGGTGGCCATGGCCCAGGTCTGGATCGTCGCCTTCGACACCGACTACGGGCTGGTCAACCACCTGTTCAACTCCGTCGGCCTGCCGGACGTCGACTGGCTCCAGTCGACCGTCTGGGCCAAACCGACGCTCGCGCTGCTGTTCCTGTGGAAGACCACCGGATTCGCGATCATCATCCTGCTCGCCGGACTCCAGGCCGTGCCCGGCGACGTGTACGAGGCCGCCGCCCTCGACGGCGCCTCCCGCAAGCGGCAGTTCTGGTCGCTGACCCTGCCGCTGGTCCGGCGCAGCATCGCCTTCCTCGTCGTGGTGCAGACCCTCGCGGTGTTCCAGATGTTCGCCGAACCGTTCGTCGTCACCCAGGGCGGCCCGTACGGCTCGACCACCACCGGCGGGCTCTACCTCTACAACCACATCCTGGCGTCCGACCTCGGGACCGGCGCCGCGAACTCCTTCCTGCTCGTGCTGCTGGTGTTCGCCCTGTCCCTGCTGTCCGTGCGCCTGCTCCGCTCCCGAGACGAGTGA
- a CDS encoding carbohydrate ABC transporter permease — MTSLMTSRTEKPGRSLSQPRPGPLQYLVLGLLALVFVYPIWWAVSSSLKPPTDIVRDPLSFSLGSATLDNYRAMFDDVPIGTGFVNTVLVVAVKGAMTMFFCPLAGYAFAKYRFPGKNLLFGVLMLTLMLPTLVLVIPLLLEMSQLGWVNTYQALILPGSIDAFSIFWMRQTIAAVPDELLDAGRVDGASEFGIFARIVMPVIRPGIAALGVLTAMNIYNDFVWPVVAVNDESHQTLQVVLSTLAQNVTGNRVGADFATVWGELLAAGSIAMLPVLALFVLLQRHFINGILAGSVKG; from the coding sequence ATGACCAGCCTCATGACCAGCCGGACCGAGAAGCCGGGCAGGAGCCTGTCCCAGCCCCGGCCCGGGCCGCTCCAGTACCTGGTGCTCGGCCTCCTCGCCCTCGTGTTCGTCTATCCCATCTGGTGGGCCGTCAGCTCCTCGCTGAAGCCGCCGACCGACATCGTCCGCGACCCGCTGTCCTTCTCGCTCGGCTCGGCCACCCTCGACAACTACCGGGCGATGTTCGACGACGTGCCGATCGGCACCGGGTTCGTCAACACCGTGCTCGTCGTGGCCGTCAAGGGCGCGATGACCATGTTCTTCTGCCCGCTGGCCGGCTACGCCTTCGCCAAGTACCGCTTCCCGGGCAAGAACCTGCTCTTCGGCGTGCTGATGCTCACGCTGATGCTGCCGACCCTGGTGCTGGTCATCCCGCTGCTGCTGGAGATGAGCCAACTCGGCTGGGTCAACACGTACCAGGCGCTGATCCTGCCCGGCAGCATCGACGCCTTCAGCATCTTCTGGATGCGGCAGACCATCGCCGCCGTGCCCGACGAACTCCTCGACGCCGGACGCGTGGACGGGGCGAGCGAGTTCGGCATCTTCGCCCGGATCGTGATGCCGGTCATCCGGCCGGGCATCGCCGCGCTCGGCGTCCTGACCGCCATGAACATCTACAACGACTTCGTCTGGCCGGTCGTCGCCGTCAACGACGAGAGCCACCAGACGCTGCAAGTCGTGCTGTCCACGCTCGCGCAGAACGTCACCGGCAACCGCGTCGGCGCCGACTTCGCGACCGTCTGGGGCGAACTGCTCGCCGCCGGGAGCATCGCGATGCTGCCCGTGCTCGCCCTGTTCGTCCTGCTGCAACGCCACTTCATCAACGGGATCCTCGCGGGCAGCGTCAAGGGCTGA